A window of the Helianthus annuus cultivar XRQ/B chromosome 4, HanXRQr2.0-SUNRISE, whole genome shotgun sequence genome harbors these coding sequences:
- the LOC110934215 gene encoding uncharacterized protein LOC110934215 produces the protein MLGRSRARELAPSDLIAVTNEKIKLVRARLKAAQDRQKAYSDKRRRPIEFQVGDLVLLKVSPWKGIIRFRKRGKLGPRYIGPFKILARVGRVAYRLELPPALDGIHNTFHVSQLRKCLADETALVPLDDIELDEGLNYVEKPIAIKDVKVKKLRNKAVKQVLVQWLHRKGSELTWELEDEMRRHYPHLFGMSMFK, from the coding sequence ATGCTGGGGAGAAGTAGGGCAAGAGAGCTTGCGCCAAGTGATTTAATAGCAGTAACGAATGAAAAGATTAAGTTGGTTAGAGCTCGACTGAAAGCAGCACAGGATCGACAAAAGGCTTATTCAGACAAAAGAAGACGTCCCattgaatttcaagtcggagatttGGTTCTGCTGAAAgtgtccccatggaagggtataatcCGCTTTCGCAAACGCGGTAAGTTAGGTCCTCGTTATATTGGACCGTTTAAAATCTTGGCTCGTGTTGGAAGAGTTGCATATCGATTAGAATTACCGCCTGCTCTAGACGGAATTCACAATACCTTCCATGTGTCGCAGCTGAGAAAGTGTCTTGCGGATGAAACCGCGTTAGTACCACTCGATGATATCGAGTTGGACGAAGGGTTAAATTATGTCGAAAAACCAATAGCTATTAAAGACGTCAAGGTGAAGAAACTCCGCAACAAAGCCGTTAAACAAGTATTGGTCCAATGGCTTCACCGAAAAGGGTCGGAGCTTACATGGGAATTAGAAGACGAAATGCGTAGACACTACCCTCACCTTTTCGGTATGTCAATGTTTAAATAG